In Helianthus annuus cultivar XRQ/B chromosome 8, HanXRQr2.0-SUNRISE, whole genome shotgun sequence, a single genomic region encodes these proteins:
- the LOC110871705 gene encoding WAT1-related protein At3g28050-like, which translates to MKGALPFLAMMVAQVSQVGLTLASKKAIETGMQNFSYVFYSNALTCLVLLPSAFLIHRSPNRPPLTFSAVGGFLLLGILGFLVQVVGYAGVTYVSATVATAILNLIPGFTFVLAITFGVERLNNVQLAMWVKLIGTVVSVLGAIIVTFYTGPAIIKATHLTSVSPHRFLGQSSNWILGSVLMLIDSVLSALFIITQALILKKYSAVLIVMLAYCSIIVVLSFLASLILEHDLNAFSLQSRTRLLAILYSGFFGAGFQITIGAWCVKMKGPLFVAMFHPLGIVIAAILGVIFLGDSLYLGCLIGSSVIVIGFYGVMWGKSKEDKIVEVESSKSPLLQDKSEEHTVVLP; encoded by the exons ATGAAGGGTGCACTGCCATTTTTGGCTATGATGGTTGCTCAAGTTTCACAGGTGGGATTAACATTAGCAAGCAAAAAAGCTATAGAAACTGGGATGCAGAACTTCTCCTATGTATTCTACTCCAATGCTTTAACATGCCTTGTTCTTCTTCCTTCTGCTTTTCTCATTCATAG ATCGCCCAATCGCCCTCCACTAACTTTCTCAGCCGTTGGTGGTTTTCTTCTACTTGGCATACTCGG ATTTTTGGTACAGGTAGTTGGGTATGCAGGAGTTACGTATGTTTCTGCAACAGTCGCAACAGCAATTCTTAACCTCATACCAGGCTTTACATTTGTACTTGCCATCACCTTTGG GGTAGAAAGACTAAATAATGTACAGTTGGCCATGTGGGTCAAACTCATTGGAACAGTAGTCTCAGTGTTGGGGGCTATCATAGTAACTTTCTACACAGGGCCTGCAATTATAAAAGCGACTCATTTAACTTCAGTCAGCCCACATCGTTTTCTTGGACAATCATCAAACTGGATCCTAGGTAGCGTTCTGATGCTAATCGACAGTGTCCTATCTGCTTTGTTCATTATAACGCAG GCATTAATCCTCAAGAAATACTCCGCAGTATTGATCGTGATGTTGGCTTACTGCTCCATTATAGTTGTTTTATCTTTTTTAGCTTCATTGATTTTGGAACATGATCTGAACGCTTTTAGTTTACAGTCTAGAACAAGGTTACTTGCCATTCTGTACTCG GGGTTCTTTGGGGCTGGTTTTCAAATCACAATAGGAGCATGGTGTGTGAAGATGAAAGGGCCACTTTTCGTTGCCATGTTTCACCCGTTAGGGATAGTAATTGCGGCTATTTTGGGTGTCATATTTCTGGGGGATAGTCTCTATCTTGGATG TTTAATTGGATCATCAGTCATTGTTATTGGGTTCTACGGTGTAATGTGGGGAAAGTCTAAAGAAGAtaaaattgttgaagttgagagTTCAAAGTCCCCTCTCTTGCAAGACAAATCTGAAGAGCATACTGTTGTGCTACCATAA
- the LOC110871707 gene encoding WAT1-related protein At1g70260-like isoform X2, producing the protein MMVMETKGAVVGEVVPCMLMALMEFCTIGLTILASTVISKGLSPFVFVVYTNALSSIFLLPYNTFIVSRNKREDLMSRFLLLGLVGVTMAQNLAFVGLSYSSPIVAIGMGCLIPSISFLLAVICRKTSVDLRSSSGQIKLMGTLVSVIGAMTLTLYRGPVVKDKDPSTHLQLAPPLFVFLSQHENWVLGCLLFALASLSYSIWNIIQVGTIEKCPEVMTVASSSTLFGTFLSALLALIIERDPIAWRLQFDMGLLVIVLTLDGRNDNWNWILHHDVGSNQRG; encoded by the exons ATGATGGTCATGGAAACGAAGGGTGCGGTGGTGGGTGAAGTGGTGCCATGCATGCTAATGGCTTTAATGGAGTTTTGCACCATCGGGTTGACCATCTTGGCTAGCACCGTCATTTCCAAAGGCTTAAGTCCCTTTGTGTTCGTCGTCTACACCAATGCACTCTCTTCCATCTTTCTTCTCCCTTACAACACCTTCATCGTTAGCAGAAACAA GAGAGAAGATCTTATGTCACGGTTTCTTCTTCTTGGTTTAGTAGG GGTGACAATGGCACAAAATCTAGCGTTTGTTGGATTGAGTTATAGTTCCCCGATCGTTGCTATTGGAATGGGTTGTTTGATCCCTTCTATTTCTTTCCTTCTTGCCGTCATTTGCAG AAAGACAAGTGTGGATTTGAGAAGTTCAAGCGGTCAAATAAAATTGATGGGTACATTGGTATCAGTAATTGGAGCTATGACGCTGACGCTATATAGGGGTCCAGTGGTGAAAGACAAAGACCCCTCGACTCATCTTCAACTAGCTCCTCCACTCTTTGTCTTCTTATCCCAACATGAGAATTGGGTTCTTGGTTGTCTTCTTTTCGCACTTGCATCCTTGTCTTACTCGATATGGAATATTATTCAG GTGGGAACCATTGAAAAATGCCCGGAAGTAATGACAGTGGCTTCTAGCTCTACTTTATTTGGGACATTCCTATCCGCTTTGCTTGCTTTAATCATAGAACGAGATCCTATTGCATGGAGGTTGCAATTTGACATGGGACTCCTTGTCATTGTCTTAACG